The Dehalococcoidia bacterium DNA segment TCGTGCGCAGCTCGACGGCGCCGTGGTAGCTGCCGGGCGCCAGGCGCCGCGTCGACAGCGTCACGCCGATCTGCTCCTTCTCCAGCCCCTTGAGCAACGGCGGCCCCGCCGCGAGCCAGCTCGCACCCTCCGCCACGGCCGTCTCCACGCGGATGCCCGGCGGCTCGGTCACGACCGTGGCGAAGCCCGCCGTGCGTGCGCCGCGCGCCAGCGGTCCGAAGCGCAGCATCGCCGGCTCGACGCGCAGGCGCGGTCGCTCGCCCGCCTCAATCGCGAACCCGGCCGCCGGCTCAGACGGCACGGCTGGGCGCACTGCCGGCACCGCGAGCCGCCGCTGCCGGTCGTAGGCGTCGCGGCTCAACGCGTCGCCCAATGTCTCCCAGGCCGCGTTGAGCCGCGCCATCGCCGCCGTGGCCGCAGGCGACGCGTTGCGGTCGGGGTGCAGGCGCCGCGCCAGCACCCGGTAGGCGGCCTCGATCACCTCTGCATCGGCGCGCGGGCTCACCTGCAGAATCTCGTAGTAATCCTCGGGCTGCACCGGCTGGAGCTCCGCCATCTTGACTCGTCTCGGCCGCTGCCGCACTCTGCAGCGTAGCACGCCGACCCGGCAGCGACGGGCGGGAAGCGAGGACCAACCATGCCGGCAGCACCGACAGACGAGGCGCAGGTACTGCGTCAGATCGGCGGCCACGTCGCCGCGATCGACTTCGGCGGCACCAACTTCGACGTGCTATTGCTGCGCGACGGCGAGCTCACACGCCGCTTCTTCCCCGCAGGCCGGCCCATGGACGCGAAAGCCGTTTGCGCCCTGCTGGCGAAGAGCGGTGTGGCGGACCTGCGCGAGCTGAACTGGATCGCCGTCACCGGCGGACGGCACCAGTTCCTGCCCGACGCGATCAACGGCACGCCGCTGGTCAAGGTCGGCGAGTTGCAGGCGATCGGCCGCGGCGGCCTGCTCGCCAGCGGCCTCGACCAGGCGCTCGTCGTCAGCCTCGGCACCGGCACGGCGATGGTCGGCGCCCGCGGCGAGCAGGTGCGCCACCTGGGCGGCACCGGCGTGGGCGGCGGCACGCTGCTCGGCCTCAGCCGCCTGCTGCTCGGCACCGCCGACGCCGCCACGATCGATGAGCTGGCCCGCCAGGGCGACCCGGAGCGGATCGACCTCACCGTGGGCGACATCGTCGGCGGGCCGGTGGGCATGATCCCGGCCAACGCCACCGCCTCGCACTTCGGCAAGGCGTCGGGCATCGTCGCCGGGCCGTGGGTGGGCGACGAGGTGCAGGCCGGCCGCGAGCACGTGGCCGCCGCGTTGATGAACATGGTGGGGCAGGCGACGGTGCGGTTGGCGCTGCTGGCCGCCAACGCCAACGGCTACCCCTCGCTGGTGCTGATCGGCCACCTGGCCGACCTGGACGGCATCCGCAAGGCGGCGGGCATGATCGGCGCCCTCTTCGGCGGCGAGATCATGGTGCCCGCCAACCCCGGCTTCGCCATCGCCCTCGGCGCCCTGGCCGAGGCGGCGGGGAGGGAACGGGGTATAGGGAATTAGGGAAACGAGGGGCGAGCGTTCCCTTCTTCCTCGCTTGACGCCCGAGCAAGCGATCGCTCAGTCCAGGGCGTCACGCAGCTCGTCCGGCGGCACGGCGATTTCGACGCCGGCGCGCTCCTCCTGCAAGAGCATCGAGACGCGCGAGTCGCGCTCTGCCCAGCCGCGGTTGAGCGCCTCCGTCATCTCCTCCAGCGCCATGTTGGCCAGGCGCATCGGCACGCGGTGCTCGCGGCCCAGCGCCGTGGCCAGGGTCATGTCCTTGTGCGCCAGCCGCAGGGCGAAGGCGGGCGGGTCGAAGACGCCGGGAAGGAACTGATCGACCAGGCGGTCGAAGGTGCGCCTCCTGCCCAGCGCCCCCTGCCGCACCGCCTTGAACAGCGCCAGCGGCGGTACGCCCGCCTTCACGCCCATGGTGAAGACCTCGGCCAGCCCGGCCTGGATCGTGTAGCCGGCGCAGTTGTGCACCAGCTTCGCCACCGAGCCGGCGCCGATCGGCCCGACATAGTACGGCTCGTCGCCGATGTCCAGCAGCACGTGTTTGTACT contains these protein-coding regions:
- a CDS encoding J domain-containing protein, whose amino-acid sequence is MAELQPVQPEDYYEILQVSPRADAEVIEAAYRVLARRLHPDRNASPAATAAMARLNAAWETLGDALSRDAYDRQRRLAVPAVRPAVPSEPAAGFAIEAGERPRLRVEPAMLRFGPLARGARTAGFATVVTEPPGIRVETAVAEGASWLAAGPPLLKGLEKEQIGVTLSTRRLAPGSYHGAVELRTSWETVRLPVELSVRRASPIVALRTLLREGPGEGGWRGGAGALLLSLLALVLIVVGLGVLALGR
- a CDS encoding Fumble domain-containing protein, whose protein sequence is MPAAPTDEAQVLRQIGGHVAAIDFGGTNFDVLLLRDGELTRRFFPAGRPMDAKAVCALLAKSGVADLRELNWIAVTGGRHQFLPDAINGTPLVKVGELQAIGRGGLLASGLDQALVVSLGTGTAMVGARGEQVRHLGGTGVGGGTLLGLSRLLLGTADAATIDELARQGDPERIDLTVGDIVGGPVGMIPANATASHFGKASGIVAGPWVGDEVQAGREHVAAALMNMVGQATVRLALLAANANGYPSLVLIGHLADLDGIRKAAGMIGALFGGEIMVPANPGFAIALGALAEAAGRERGIGN
- a CDS encoding NAD(P)-dependent oxidoreductase — its product is MKIGFIGLGTMGQHMAASLQRAGHELVVHDLRREAAEPHLERGASWSDSPRDLAERSDLVFTSLPGPPEMEAVALADDGLLAGMRKGTAYFDLTTNAPATVRRLHGIFAERGVHLLDAPVSGGPSGARTGKLALWVGGDEAVFEQYKHVLLDIGDEPYYVGPIGAGSVAKLVHNCAGYTIQAGLAEVFTMGVKAGVPPLALFKAVRQGALGRRRTFDRLVDQFLPGVFDPPAFALRLAHKDMTLATALGREHRVPMRLANMALEEMTEALNRGWAERDSRVSMLLQEERAGVEIAVPPDELRDALD